Within Sorangiineae bacterium MSr11367, the genomic segment GAGGAGCAGCGCCTTCATCGCGGCGACGGCTTGGCGTGAGCCTTGGGCGATGTCGCGTGCCCAGGCGAGGGCCACGGCCACGGAGGTGCCGTTGTCGCAGACCGTATCTACCAGGCCGAGGGCGCGTGCCTCCTCGGCGCCGAATTCCTGGCCCGTGAAGAGCGCGCGCGCAGCATTGCCGGAGCCGACGGCCGCGAGCACGCGCGGGACGGTGCCCCATGCGCTCGTGACGGCCATGCGCACCTGCTTGAACGAAAGGAGGGCGCGTTGCTCGGCGATGCGGATGTCGCATGCGAGCGCGATTTCCGCGCCGCCGCCGAACGCGACGCCCGGGATGGCCGCGAGCACGGGAATGGGCAAGCCCGCCATGCGGGCGCACAGATCCTCGCCCAGGCGCGCGAACCGCTCGGTGTCCTCGGGTGTCGTGATGCCCCGCACCTCGCGCAGATCGCCACCGGAGCAAAATGCGTCGCCCTCGCCGGTGAGGATGGCGGCGCGGAGGGTCTCGTCGCGGCCCGCCTCATCGATGGCGTCGGAGAGCTGCTGCAGGGTGGCCCGATTGACGGAATTGCGCGACTCGGGGCGGGCAATGGTCCAGAGGACGGCGCTACCGTGGCGCTCGATTTTCAGCATCGTCGCGGGTCCGTCACCCGCCGTTCGCAAAGTGAACGGGCTGCCGGATGCGGCGGTTGCGCCGCTCTTGCTCTAGCACCAGGTCCTTCTTCGCGGTGCGCTTGCTCTTCCGCATCACGAAGCGCTCGGCGTGCAAGATGATCGCGCCCGCGACGTCGACGCCGCTCGTGCGCTCGATGCCTTCCAGACCGGGGGAGCTGTTGATCTCCAGGATTTTCGGCCCGTCGCGCCCCTCGAGCATGTCGACGCCGGCGACCTCGAGGCCCATGACGCGAACCGCAGAAATGGCCGCCTGGCAGTAGCGCTTGTCGAGGTTGACGCGCACGCCGAGCCCGCCACGGTGCAGGTTCGAGCGAAATTCGCCCTGTTTGGCCTGGCGCCGCATGGCTGCGACGACACGCTGGCCCACGACGATGGCGCGGTAATCGCGGCCTTTCGACTCGGCGATGTACTCCTGCAAAATGATGTCTTGGCCCATCGCCCAGAGCGTTTCCAGCAGCGACGTGACCGCCTGGGGCGTCTCCGCGATCATGGTGCCGATGCCTTGGGCGCCCTGCTGCAGTTTCACGATGGCTGGAGCGCCGCCGATGAACTTCAATGCGAGGTCGACCGAGTCCGGCGTTTTCGCGCAAACGGTGCGGGGGACGTCGATATCCTTGCGCGTGAGGAGCTGCATCGCGCGGAGCTTGTCGCGCGAGCGGGCGATGGCCACGGCCGTGTTGAGCACGGGTACGCCCATCATGTCGAACTGCCGGACCACGGCGAGCCCATAGTTTGTGATCGACGCGCCAATGCGCGGAATCACCAGATCGGCACGGGGAACTGGGCGATCCCCGAGAAACATCGACGGCCGGCGGCGCGACACCACGATGTGAAAATCCAGTGGATCGGCGACGGTGACTTCGTGCCCGCGGGAGCGGGCTGCGAGAACCAGCCGGCTCGTCGAGTACAGCGTGGCATTGCGGGAGAGCACGAGAAAGCGCATCGGCGACCCGGAAGGTACGTAGGTCGCGCGGGTCGCGCAATGCCGATGCTCAAACTTGGAGACGGTTGCGACCTCCCCGGAAAAAACCAGGGCAAAAAGCGGGGTTAAACGGGGAAGGTCACCGCGAAAAAGAAGGGCAGCCTTCAGCGGCTGATGGCAACGGTCTCGGCTTGATGAGGGGCAGACGCGGCGCGGTCGCCACTCCGGTCTCGAGGTTGCGAGTAGAACTGGAGGAAGGCGATCACTGCGAGCGCCACCACTCGAATGACGACGTGTTGTCGGTGGCTCATGTCCAAGTGCAATGCACTACGCATGCCTTCGTGAGATTCACCCTCGCGACCGGTGAAATTCCCCCCTGCCGGGGTCGCGGGCTGTCGTTTTCCCGGTCGTCGTGTAGGCGCTCCTGACAACCGGGTCAGGGACGACACGGCAGCCGTGCGGCTCGTGCCACACAGCCCCCTGTGACGGCGGGACACATTTGCGTGGGACGCTTCCGTTGGTGGCGGCCGAATGGCGCCATCCTCCGCGGCCGGGATCGTCCCTTTTTGGAGGCCCGTTGGGGCCGTCAAGTCGCCGTTCCGTCACCTTCGCCTTGCTGGCCTTCGCACAAGGCCGTAGGACATTCGTGACATGCGTCAGGTGCAGCCGCAGCCCACGAAGCCGATGCAGATGCAGATGGAACGAACGACGACGGACGAAGAGTTGGACGAGCTGCCGCCGATGGACGGCGACTCCGACGACCCTTCCGAGCCGGAGATCGAGAGCTTGGACGATGCCGACGAGCTCGCATCGGAAGCGCAGGATGCCCTGGATCCGTTCGACGACTCGACGGGGGAGGCGGAGCCGGTCGAGGAGCTGGTGGAGGAAGAGCGATCGTGGCTCGCCGACGCCGAGCCGGCCGAGGGCGTCGAGCTGGGGGCCTTCGACTTCGAGGCCGACCTGCCCAGCATCCAGGACGGCGGCGGCAGCGCCATCGGTGACGACGAGGAACCGGGCGTGGACGGCGAGGATTTCGGCATCGAGGACAGCGGCGGCGCACCGGTGCTGCTCGACGGCGGCGAAGAGGGGCCCAGCGGGCCCGATGAAGAGCTGCGCGAGGCCGACTTGCCCGCGCTCGATGCCGACGAAGAAGGCGATCTCGACGATGCCCTGCTCGACGACGTGGCGCTGGACGACGATGCGCCGCTTCCCTGGGACCCGAGCCCCTGGGAGCGCGTGCCCGTCGATCACGAGCAGCCCTCGTTGGTGGCGGCGGAGCAAGACCTCGACGTGCAGGAAAAGCACGAAAAGACGCTTGCGGCCCTGGGGCTGACCAAGAAAGCCGCGGATTTGCGTGTGACCGCCGAGGCCGCGGCGAACGGCGACCGGTTGGTGGCACTGCTCTCGCGCATTGCAGGCCGCGCATGGCTCGTGCGGGTGACGTCTACCGGCCCGCGCATCGTGGCCGAGGTCGGCGGCGCGGCGTTCGGGGACGAGCCGGAGATCCTCGCCATCTCCTGGGACGAGGCCCGCGGCGTGGCCTGGGTGAGCGGCCCCTTTGGCCTGCTCGCGTTTCAACCCGCCGAGCGCCACCTGACGTAAAGTAAGCGGGACACATGGCGATCATCGTTCAGAAGTACGGCGGGTCTTCCGTCGCGGACGTCGCGAAAATCGGACAGGTTGCGGACAAGGTCGTTGCCGCCAGATCGGCAGGGCACGACGTGGTGGTCGTCGTCAGCGCCATGGGCAAGACGACGGACGAGCTTCTGGCGCTGGCCCGAACCGTCCGCCCGCCGGACGACTCGGTGTTCGATCCCCCGCGGCGCGAGCTCGACATGCTCGTCTCCACCGGCGAGCGCGTCTCCATGGCGCTGCTCTCGATCGCGATCCACGCCCGCGGCATGGATGCGGTGAGCTTCACCGGCAGCCAATGCGGCATCATGACCAACGACCGGCACTTCGACGCGCGCATCATCGAAGTGCGCCCGCACCGCATCGAGGACGAACTGGCGCGCGGCCGGGTCGTCATCGTGGCCGGCTACCAGGGCATGAGCTACAAGCGCGAGATCACCACGTTGGGCCGCGGTGGTTCGGACACCACGGCGGTGGCGCTGGCCGCCGCGCTGGGGGCGGAGCGCTGTGAGATCTACAGCGACGTGGATGGTGTCTACTCGGCCGACCCGCGGGTCGTGACGGAGCCGAAGCATTTGCCGGAGATCGATCTGGCGACGTTGCAGCAGATGGCCGAGAGCGGCGCCAAGGTGCTCAACGCGCAAGCCGTCGAGTGGGCACGCCGTGCGAAGATCGCCATTTACGCAAGAAAGACCACCGATCCGCATTTTTGGACGATGCGCGCGCTCGCCCAGGGCGTGCGCGAAACGGTGGCGCACGAAGAGGGCACCTCGCGCGTGCGCGCCGTGGTGGGGCTCGATCGCGTGGTGCTTGCGCGCTCCGACGACACCTTGCGGAACTTCGCCGACCTGGTGGGCAAGATGCTTCTGCCGGCCGTCGATTTGACATGGAGCAAGAAGGGCGCAACGGCGGTCATCCCGCTGCTCAACGTGCCCGATTGGGATCGCGCCCGGAAAAAGCTGGTCGCGTCCGGGGTCGAAATCGATTCGGGCCACGCGTTGGTCAGCATCGTGGGCGCCGATCTGGGTACGGCCGCGCTGCCGCGCTTCATGGACGCCTTGGAATCGATGAAGACCACGCCGTACACGCTCGTGGCCTCACCGCTCCGCATCAGTGCGACCATTCCGGGCGGCGCCCTCGGCCCCGCGCAGCGCGCATTGCATGCCGCGTTCGTCGACCCTACGGCATAGCGCACCATGATCGACCTTCACTATTGGCCAACCCCCAATGGCCACAAGATCACGATGTTCCTCGAGGAAACCGGTGTCCCTTACCGCCTCATCGGGGTGAACATCGGCACCGGCGACCAGTTCAAGCCCGAGTTCCTCAAGATCGCGCCGAACAACCGCATGCCCGCCATCGTCGATCACGAGCCGGCCGGACCTGCGCGTGGGGGCGCGCCCGTCAGCGTCTTCGAGTCGGGGGCCATCCTGGTGTACTTGGCGGAGAAGACTGGGCGCTTCCTCCCGGCGGACGTGCGCGCGCGCGTGGACGCCCTGCAGTGGCTCTTCTGGCAGGTGGGCGGGCTCGGTCCCATGGCGGGGCAGAACCATCACTTCGTGCAGTACGCACCGGAAAAGCTGAAGTACGCCATGGACCGTTACGTCAACGAGACGAACCGACTCTATGGCGTGTTGAACAAGCGCCTCGCCGATCGCGAGTTCGTCGCGGGCGACTACTCCATCGCGGACATGGCGAGCTACCCATGGATCGTGCCCCACGAGAAGCAGCAGCAGAATCTCGACGAGTTCCCGCATTTGAAGCGCTGGTTCCACGCCATCAAGCAGCGCCCCGCCACCGTGCGCGCCTATGAGAAGGGCAAGAGCGTGCGCCCCGACGGCCCGCCGGCGATGAGCGAGGCCGAGCGAAAGGTCCTCTTTGGCCAGACCGCGGCCAATGTCAAATAGCTAACCGCCGCGACGCGCGACGCGCGCAATGGTCGTGCGCGTTTGCGCCGGTGCCGGTGGTGCGGTGACGGGATCGATGGGGTGGACCATGATCTGTAGGGCTCGGATCATGGTCTTCGCTTCGGTGGCGAGCGCGTTGTCTTCGCGGGCGGAGGCGAGCACGTAAAGGCGTCGCCATACGGCCAGCTGCGCCAACAGGCGACCGTCCTCGCCATACCAGCGTGCGAGCTCGCGCAGTGCGCGCGGGTTGTCCTCTTTGCTCGCGTACGCTTCCAGATCGACCGCAGCCTCCGGGCTCCTGCCGATGCTGCGACGCGCCCGCGCGCGCCCGAGCAACGCCGCGTGCAAGTCGGGCACGTGTTCCAGACTCATCGAGTAGACGCGTTCTGCTTCGCGCGCGTCGCCGAGACGCAGGCGCAATGCGGCAAGGCCGAGGTACGCATCGCGACACGTCGGATCGATGGCCAGGGCCTCCGTGTAGAGCCGCAGCGCTTTTTGCTCTTCGGCAGCAGCCTCTTGGGCCTGCGCTTCGCGCACGAGCTCTTCAGCGGCCGACGTGATCCCCGCTCCATGATCCGCGTGCGCGACCCGCGCCATCGTGGCGCTCATGGAGCAGGCCAACGCGATGCACATGGCCATCGTCAATCGCGTAACGCGGTGCACCTGTTTCACGATGCTCACGCGGACAGTGTAGCGCCGCTCTCCGTATTCCCAACCTTTCACGGAGTTATGTTGTCTCGGCCTACAGCGGCGTGGCTAGTGCGAACTGGATACATGAGATCG encodes:
- a CDS encoding enoyl-CoA hydratase/isomerase family protein, yielding MLKIERHGSAVLWTIARPESRNSVNRATLQQLSDAIDEAGRDETLRAAILTGEGDAFCSGGDLREVRGITTPEDTERFARLGEDLCARMAGLPIPVLAAIPGVAFGGGAEIALACDIRIAEQRALLSFKQVRMAVTSAWGTVPRVLAAVGSGNAARALFTGQEFGAEEARALGLVDTVCDNGTSVAVALAWARDIAQGSRQAVAAMKALLLTARTNPSAVRDEERNRFVATWTSAEHADAVEAYFERRPPKFSVR
- a CDS encoding RimK family alpha-L-glutamate ligase, which translates into the protein MRFLVLSRNATLYSTSRLVLAARSRGHEVTVADPLDFHIVVSRRRPSMFLGDRPVPRADLVIPRIGASITNYGLAVVRQFDMMGVPVLNTAVAIARSRDKLRAMQLLTRKDIDVPRTVCAKTPDSVDLALKFIGGAPAIVKLQQGAQGIGTMIAETPQAVTSLLETLWAMGQDIILQEYIAESKGRDYRAIVVGQRVVAAMRRQAKQGEFRSNLHRGGLGVRVNLDKRYCQAAISAVRVMGLEVAGVDMLEGRDGPKILEINSSPGLEGIERTSGVDVAGAIILHAERFVMRKSKRTAKKDLVLEQERRNRRIRQPVHFANGG
- a CDS encoding aspartate kinase; translated protein: MAIIVQKYGGSSVADVAKIGQVADKVVAARSAGHDVVVVVSAMGKTTDELLALARTVRPPDDSVFDPPRRELDMLVSTGERVSMALLSIAIHARGMDAVSFTGSQCGIMTNDRHFDARIIEVRPHRIEDELARGRVVIVAGYQGMSYKREITTLGRGGSDTTAVALAAALGAERCEIYSDVDGVYSADPRVVTEPKHLPEIDLATLQQMAESGAKVLNAQAVEWARRAKIAIYARKTTDPHFWTMRALAQGVRETVAHEEGTSRVRAVVGLDRVVLARSDDTLRNFADLVGKMLLPAVDLTWSKKGATAVIPLLNVPDWDRARKKLVASGVEIDSGHALVSIVGADLGTAALPRFMDALESMKTTPYTLVASPLRISATIPGGALGPAQRALHAAFVDPTA
- a CDS encoding glutathione binding-like protein; this encodes MIDLHYWPTPNGHKITMFLEETGVPYRLIGVNIGTGDQFKPEFLKIAPNNRMPAIVDHEPAGPARGGAPVSVFESGAILVYLAEKTGRFLPADVRARVDALQWLFWQVGGLGPMAGQNHHFVQYAPEKLKYAMDRYVNETNRLYGVLNKRLADREFVAGDYSIADMASYPWIVPHEKQQQNLDEFPHLKRWFHAIKQRPATVRAYEKGKSVRPDGPPAMSEAERKVLFGQTAANVK
- a CDS encoding tetratricopeptide repeat protein → MSIVKQVHRVTRLTMAMCIALACSMSATMARVAHADHGAGITSAAEELVREAQAQEAAAEEQKALRLYTEALAIDPTCRDAYLGLAALRLRLGDAREAERVYSMSLEHVPDLHAALLGRARARRSIGRSPEAAVDLEAYASKEDNPRALRELARWYGEDGRLLAQLAVWRRLYVLASAREDNALATEAKTMIRALQIMVHPIDPVTAPPAPAQTRTTIARVARRGG